A window of the Pungitius pungitius chromosome 3, fPunPun2.1, whole genome shotgun sequence genome harbors these coding sequences:
- the ubash3bb gene encoding ubiquitin associated and SH3 domain containing Bb, translating into MAAKEDLYSKVIPRRLRQNRLGSVKSGSNLDVLLSMGFPRARALKALVSTGGRSVQAACDWLFSHVDDPFLDDPLPREFVLYLRPSGPLQNQLSHFWQQSRITCGKNKAHNIFPHITLCQFFMCADPQVEALCEALQASVQQWRGRFPSPLPLDLYTSANFIGLFVEKQAADVLKLFAADFATEASRKAEVHVEPHRKQLHVTLAYNFPTNSLPSLEKLAKGIEVKLGCDWLAVLFSRDIRFANHDTLRAMYPYAPQNEDELELSPGDFVFVSPVDQGGTSEGWVHGTSLASGLSGLLPENYVGLADESDAWVFHGSETVFFGGGSLSLRQGVFEGLLDGRLSDRSGDTPTLSVICHPMQQVLRIGAGLSRQPKRTLFVCRHGERMDVVFGKHWLSLCSDSKGRYVRSNLNMPPCLPLWGGQRDYDMDAPITVFGSTQARLVGEALLESNAAIDLVYCSPSLRCVQTAQNILKGLRQEGKLRVRVEPGLFEWTKWVSGSSLPAWIPPADLAAAHFSVDATYRPLVPVSSLLASESYESYLRRSHQVTRDILSDSRNTGNNVLIVAHASSLEACTRQLQGRGPQSVKDFIQVVRKIPYLGFCSCEEQADTGVWQLVDPPILPLTHGPNHSFDWRETLLQE; encoded by the exons ACTGAAGGCTCTGGTCTCCACAGGAGGTCGCAGCGTGCAGGCAGCGTGTGACTG GCTCTTCTCCCACGTGGACGACCCCTTCCTGGACGACCCTCTGCCCAGAGAGTTCGTGCTCTACCTGCGGCCCAGCGGACCTCTTCAGAACCAGCTCTCTCACTTCTGGCAGCAGAGCCGGATCACGTGTGGCAAGAACAAAGCCCACAACATCTTCCCCCACATCACCCTGTGCCAGTTCTTCATG TGTGCGGACCCCCAGGTGGAGGCCCTGTGTGAGGCCCTCCAGGCCTCCGTCCAGCAGTGGCGAGGTCGCTTcccatctcctcttcctctggatcTCTACACCTCCGCTAACTTCATCGGCCTCTTCGTGGAGAAGCAGGCAGCTGACGTCCTCAAGCTTTTTGCAGCCGACTTTGCCACGGAGGCGTCCAGGAAGGCGG AGGTCCACGTGGAGCCTCACAGGAAGCAGCTCCACGTGACTCTGGCCTACAACTTCCCCACCAATAGCCTGCCGTCTCTGGAGAAACTGGCCAAGGGCATCGAGGTCAAGCTGGGTTGTGATTGGCTGGCGGTCCTCTTCTCCCGGGACATCCGCTTTGCCAACCACGac ACCCTGCGGGCCATGTACCCCTACGCACCGCAGAACGAGGACGAGTTGGAACTGTCTCCCGGCGACTTCGTCTTCGTGTCCCCGGTGGACCAGGGTGGCACCAGCGAGGGATGGGTCCACGGGACCTCGCTGGCCTCGGGGCTGTCCGGCCTGCTGCCAGAGAACTACGTGGGCCTCGCAGACGAGTCTGACGCTTGGGTTTTTCACGGGTCTGagactgttttttttggagggggttCTCTATCTTTGCGACA GGGGGTGTTTGAGGGGCTGCTGGACGGCCGACTCTCCGACAGGTCGGGAGACACACCCACCCTGAGTGTCATCTGTCATCCGATGCAG caggtccTAAGGATCGGCGCAGGTCTGTCCCGCCAACCCAAACGGACTCTTTTCGTGTGCCGGCACGGTGAAAGGATGGACGTGGTCTTCGGCAAACACTGGCTCTCCCTCTGCTCCGACAGCAAAG GTCGCTACGTCCGCTCCAACCTGAACATGCCGCCCTGTCTTCcgctgtggggggggcagagggactATGACATGGACGCCCCCATCACCGTGTTTGGTTCCACGCAGGCTCGGCTAGTcg GCGAGGCGCTGCTGGAGAGCAACGCGGCCATCGACCTGGTGTACTGCTCTCCGTCTCTGCGCTGCGTTCAGACCGCGCAGAACATCCTGAAAG GCCTGCGGCAGGAGGGCAAGCTGAGGGTGCGAGTGGAGCCGGGGCTCTTTGAGTGGACCAAGTGGGTTTCTGGGAGCTCGCTGCCCGCGTGGATACCGCCCGCCGACCTGGCAGCGGCGCACTTCAGCGTAGACGCAACTTACAG GCCTCTGGTCCCGGTCAGCTCGCTCTTGGCGTCCGAGTCGTACGAGAGCTACCTGAGGCGGAGCCACCAGGTGACCCGAGACATCCTGTCTGACAGCAGGAACACAG gaaaCAATGTGCTGATTGTGGCCCACGCCTCCTCCTTAGAGGCGTGCACGCGCCAGCTGCAGGGCCGCGGCCCTCAGAGCGTCAAGGACTTCATCCAAGTAGTCCGAAAG ATCCCATACCTGGGCTTCTGCTCCTGCGAAGAGCAGGCAGACACGGGGGTGTGGCAGCTGGTGGACCCCCCCATCCTGCCCCTCACACACGGACCGAACCACTCCTTCGACTGGAGGGAGACGCTCCTGCAAGAATGA
- the LOC119198740 gene encoding uncharacterized protein LOC119198740 has translation MSKTTVDVKAERWPIAPDGYIPNSVIRNWWKKEKLLPQMGGWEDYFPCLFMEDEDTGKDREDLTREAFSYRYEVAEDEERTWYVTGWETESEDEEAEVQVKDRRVLPEESYFDQTKMTLRNLQKTIDDGQTNVEPRRREVSNETRGTVMYIATSCHQNEDKQLREHEKERKLHEHITPPHLREQTTDSLTTNKLDMMTLANLGPPEECPVLSVDEVLSKQG, from the exons ATGTCCAAGACCACCGTTGATGTGAAGGCAGAGAGATGGCCCATAGCTCCAGATGGCTACATCCCAAACTCTGTGATCCGCAACTggtggaagaaggagaagcttcTTCCTCAGATGGGCGGCTGGGAGGACTACTTCCCTTGTCTTTTCATGGAGGACGAAGACACAGGGAAAGACCGGGAGGATCTGACCAGAGAGGCTTTCTCCTACAGATATGAGGTGGCGGAAGATGAAGAAAGGACATGGTACGTGACTGGGTGGGAGACAGAGAGCGAAGATGAGGAAGCCGAGGTGCAGGTAAAGGACAGAAGAGTCCTCCCCGAGGAGTCCTACTTTGACCAAACCAAGATGACTCTGCGCAACCTGCAGAAAACAATTGATGACGGACAAACAAACGTGGAGCCTCGGAGGCGAGAAGTCAGCAACGAGACACGAGGGACAGTGATGTACAT AGCCACCTCCTGCCATCAAAACGAAGATAAACAACTCAGAGAGCATGAAAAAGAACGGAAGCTTCATGAACACATCACACCTCCACATCTCCGTGAACAGACAACAGACAGTTTGACAACCAACAAACTGGACATGA TGACTTTGGCAAATTTGGGGCCTCCAGAGGAATGTCCTGTGCTGTCTGTAGATGAGGTCCTTTCAAAGCAGGGTTAG